Proteins co-encoded in one Archangium lipolyticum genomic window:
- a CDS encoding cytochrome P450 gives MGFLQEFEAIDVGNPRERAHLLSTWMERKPLDLFGELRDTRPIFTPMPGQVFVTRYADVKEVLEREDVFSVRLYRKRMDPLVKGFVLGQDDAEQAPREHDISILRLAVNREDIPGTRSFTARCVEEALRTARPRGRLDVVRELARPVPTRWAIQYFGLSGLDETTLMRQARALFLDIFVNTSQDPRLHQEGLAASAELSAWLDARIARRRRWRWLRRFSRQESVLDRLLEMQRVRATHLDDVAIRNAMMGSITGTLDNVSTCTANILDVLLDRPELLQAARMAALSGDDTALRPYLMEAMRFKPPVPALPRYCERTYALAQGSPRETVIPKGSVVVLMLSSAMFDPEEVESPMEFRTTRPTSSYLHFGAGPHTCLGRYLGMVLIQELCKGLLCLQNLRRAEGPAGQVTRTREGSPESLELQFDSGTPAGVTVH, from the coding sequence GTGGGATTCTTGCAGGAGTTCGAGGCCATCGACGTGGGGAACCCGCGGGAGCGGGCCCATCTGTTGTCGACGTGGATGGAGCGCAAGCCGCTCGATCTTTTTGGAGAGTTGCGGGACACGCGGCCGATCTTCACGCCGATGCCGGGACAGGTGTTCGTCACCCGGTACGCGGACGTGAAGGAAGTGCTGGAGCGGGAGGACGTCTTCTCGGTGCGGCTCTACCGGAAGCGGATGGATCCCCTGGTGAAGGGATTCGTCCTCGGGCAGGACGACGCGGAGCAAGCGCCACGCGAGCACGACATCTCCATCCTGCGGCTGGCGGTGAACCGCGAGGACATCCCCGGGACGAGGAGCTTCACCGCGCGATGTGTCGAGGAGGCGCTGCGGACCGCGCGCCCCCGGGGCCGGCTCGACGTGGTCCGGGAACTGGCCCGCCCCGTTCCCACGCGGTGGGCCATCCAGTACTTCGGGCTCTCCGGGCTGGACGAGACGACGCTGATGCGCCAGGCGCGGGCGCTGTTCCTGGACATCTTCGTCAATACCTCCCAGGACCCGAGGCTCCATCAGGAGGGGCTGGCCGCCAGTGCGGAGCTGTCGGCCTGGCTCGATGCGAGAATCGCCCGGCGGCGCCGCTGGCGGTGGTTGCGCAGGTTCTCCCGGCAGGAGAGCGTGCTCGACCGGCTGCTGGAGATGCAGCGCGTCCGCGCCACGCACCTCGACGACGTGGCGATCCGGAACGCGATGATGGGCTCCATCACGGGGACGCTCGACAACGTCTCCACGTGCACCGCGAACATCCTCGACGTGCTGTTGGACAGGCCCGAGCTGCTGCAGGCGGCGCGCATGGCGGCCCTGAGCGGCGATGACACGGCGCTGCGCCCTTATCTGATGGAGGCGATGCGGTTCAAACCTCCGGTGCCCGCGCTGCCGCGGTATTGCGAGCGGACGTACGCGCTCGCCCAGGGCTCGCCGCGCGAGACGGTCATTCCGAAGGGCTCGGTGGTGGTGCTCATGCTCTCCTCGGCGATGTTCGACCCCGAGGAGGTGGAGTCCCCGATGGAGTTCCGCACGACGCGCCCCACGAGCAGCTACCTGCACTTCGGAGCGGGGCCGCACACCTGCCTCGGCCGCTACCTCGGCATGGTGCTCATCCAGGAGCTGTGCAAGGGATTGCTGTGCCTCCAGAACCTGCGCCGCGCCGAGGGTCCCGCGGGCCAGGTGACGCGCACGCGGGAGGGCTCCCCGGAGTCACTGGAGCTCCAGTTCGACAGCGGCACACCGGCCGGAGTCACCGTCCACTGA
- the fabG gene encoding 3-oxoacyl-ACP reductase FabG, with product MLAESLKGKSVIVTGGSKGIGKGIARVFARHGAKVLVVARDLQSAETTAREFVAAGGSASGFSADVTRFEDMEKMAQVAAERHGGIDVLCANAGVFPQVKMEEMSPETWDEVMATNLKGTFLSVKACIPYLKKSSQGRIVITSSITGPVTGFPGWTHYGATKAGQLGFMRTACMELAKYRITVNAVLPGNIVTEGLEKLGPEYMKSMAAAVPLGTLGEVEDIGHAALFFASREAGYITGQTLIVDGGQVLPESQDALAQM from the coding sequence ATGTTGGCGGAATCGCTCAAGGGGAAATCGGTCATCGTCACCGGCGGAAGCAAGGGCATCGGCAAGGGGATCGCCCGGGTCTTCGCGCGGCACGGCGCCAAGGTGCTGGTGGTCGCGCGCGATCTCCAGTCGGCCGAGACGACGGCGCGGGAATTCGTCGCGGCCGGTGGCAGCGCCAGCGGCTTTTCCGCCGACGTGACCCGGTTCGAGGACATGGAGAAGATGGCCCAGGTGGCGGCCGAGCGTCATGGCGGAATCGACGTGCTGTGCGCCAATGCCGGCGTCTTTCCGCAGGTGAAGATGGAGGAGATGTCGCCGGAAACCTGGGACGAGGTGATGGCGACCAATCTCAAGGGCACCTTCCTCTCGGTGAAGGCCTGCATCCCCTATCTGAAGAAATCCAGCCAGGGGCGCATCGTCATCACCTCCTCGATTACGGGCCCGGTGACCGGCTTTCCCGGCTGGACCCATTACGGTGCCACCAAGGCCGGGCAACTGGGTTTCATGCGCACCGCCTGCATGGAGCTCGCGAAATACCGCATCACGGTCAATGCCGTCCTGCCCGGCAACATCGTGACCGAGGGCCTCGAGAAACTGGGCCCGGAGTACATGAAGAGCATGGCGGCGGCGGTGCCGCTGGGCACGCTGGGCGAGGTCGAGGATATCGGCCATGCCGCCCTGTTCTTCGCCAGCCGCGAGGCCGGCTACATCACCGGCCAGACGCTCATCGTGGATGGCGGTCAGGTCCTCCCCGAATCGCAGGACGCGCTGGCGCAGATGTAG
- a CDS encoding sensor histidine kinase: MPAPTLRRPASLARSTLIQMGVRIGILIALTTLASYLHMFHTLREDAIQQLARHVAERSQREQAIFMLAEDNHALLRKALDERIRAWSQQDPDPLFDSLFTQWPDGTVRSRAEGFDGTRMAGVFVPPGVKLDTQLRRRILAAHEVITQYGPAFTARFTDTYVTLAEGPVITFWPSRPDWAMALPTDDPTLEYEYYTLTTPEKNPGRHTAWTGNYLYSPTRNWLVTANTPLDMDGRHVASFSHDILLDELLARSINDHLPGTYNLLVRDDGQLIAHPALDMRGATMGYDILGSAPRPGERPPRLASEEERAHLRSLFEKVRNRQPGEDILELPEYGEYIAVARLQGPEWNFVTVLPKSVVTASAWRSARYVLLFGLASLLLELVIMYQVLRNQISQPLLTLNQATHRVESGDFLVALDTSREDELGQLARSFRSMADKVQQREEQLRQANEGLEQRVEERTRELKMVQGQLVQTARQAGMAEIATNVLHNVGNVLNSVYTSSQLARDRLGELRLEHVSKVATLLGERQADLQTFLTQDERGRNVMPFLNKLGQNLLKERQEIITLLEDVGRYTEHIGDIVKVQQNHARTPRLNEPVHLSALVDDALRINAAALTRHQVKEVRQLRFLPPVMTDKHKVLMILVNLISNAKYAMDGTPAEQRILTVKLELPVPDRVRIDIQDNGMGISQELLTRIFQYGFTTRKEGHGFGLHSSAVAAQELGGSLTVHSDGPGRGATFTLELPYQPIEEVSGR, from the coding sequence ATGCCAGCTCCCACTCTCCGCCGCCCCGCCTCCCTGGCCCGCTCGACCCTCATCCAGATGGGCGTGCGCATTGGCATCCTCATCGCCCTGACCACGCTCGCCAGCTACCTGCACATGTTCCACACGCTGCGCGAGGACGCCATCCAGCAGTTGGCGCGGCATGTGGCGGAGCGCAGTCAGCGCGAGCAGGCCATCTTCATGCTGGCGGAGGACAACCATGCCCTCCTCCGCAAGGCCCTGGACGAGCGCATCCGGGCCTGGAGCCAGCAGGACCCGGATCCGCTCTTCGACAGCCTGTTCACCCAATGGCCGGATGGTACCGTCCGCTCCCGTGCCGAGGGCTTCGACGGGACGCGCATGGCGGGCGTCTTCGTCCCCCCGGGCGTGAAGCTCGATACGCAGCTCCGCCGCCGCATCCTGGCCGCCCACGAGGTCATCACCCAGTACGGGCCCGCCTTCACGGCCCGCTTCACGGATACCTACGTCACCCTGGCGGAGGGACCGGTCATCACGTTCTGGCCCTCGAGACCCGACTGGGCCATGGCGCTCCCGACGGACGACCCGACACTCGAGTACGAGTACTACACCCTCACCACGCCCGAGAAGAACCCGGGGCGGCACACGGCCTGGACCGGCAACTACCTGTATTCCCCCACCCGGAACTGGCTCGTCACGGCGAACACCCCGCTGGACATGGATGGCCGCCATGTCGCGTCGTTCTCCCATGACATCCTGCTGGATGAGCTGTTGGCCCGCTCCATCAATGACCACCTGCCCGGCACCTACAACCTGCTCGTGCGCGATGACGGCCAGCTCATCGCCCATCCCGCGCTGGACATGCGGGGCGCCACCATGGGCTACGACATCCTGGGCTCCGCTCCGCGGCCCGGTGAGCGCCCCCCTCGGCTCGCTTCCGAAGAGGAGCGGGCCCACCTGCGGAGCCTCTTCGAGAAGGTGAGGAACCGCCAGCCCGGCGAAGACATCCTGGAGCTCCCCGAGTATGGCGAGTACATCGCCGTGGCCCGACTGCAGGGGCCGGAGTGGAACTTCGTCACGGTGTTGCCCAAGAGCGTGGTGACCGCATCCGCCTGGAGGTCGGCGCGCTATGTGTTGCTGTTCGGCCTCGCATCACTGCTGCTGGAGCTGGTCATCATGTACCAGGTGCTCCGGAATCAGATCTCCCAACCGCTGCTGACGCTCAACCAGGCCACCCACCGGGTGGAGTCCGGTGACTTCCTGGTGGCGTTGGACACCTCGCGTGAGGACGAGCTGGGGCAGCTGGCGAGATCCTTCCGGAGCATGGCCGACAAGGTCCAGCAGCGGGAGGAACAGCTGCGGCAGGCCAACGAGGGACTGGAGCAACGTGTCGAGGAGCGGACCCGGGAGCTGAAGATGGTCCAGGGGCAGCTGGTGCAGACGGCGCGGCAGGCCGGCATGGCGGAGATCGCCACCAACGTGCTGCACAACGTGGGCAATGTGCTCAACAGCGTCTACACCTCCTCCCAGCTGGCGCGGGACAGGTTGGGCGAGCTGCGGTTGGAGCACGTGAGCAAGGTGGCCACCCTGCTCGGGGAGCGCCAGGCGGACCTCCAGACCTTCCTCACCCAGGACGAGCGCGGGCGCAACGTCATGCCCTTCCTGAACAAGCTGGGACAGAACCTGTTGAAGGAGCGCCAGGAGATCATCACCCTGCTGGAGGATGTGGGCCGGTACACGGAGCACATCGGCGATATCGTCAAGGTGCAGCAGAACCATGCCCGCACACCCCGGCTGAACGAGCCCGTCCACCTGTCGGCACTGGTGGACGACGCGCTGCGCATCAACGCGGCCGCGCTCACCCGTCACCAGGTCAAGGAGGTCCGGCAACTGCGCTTCCTGCCCCCGGTGATGACGGACAAGCACAAGGTGCTGATGATCCTGGTCAATCTCATCAGCAACGCCAAGTACGCCATGGATGGGACGCCGGCGGAGCAGCGCATCCTGACCGTGAAGTTGGAGCTCCCCGTGCCCGACCGCGTCCGCATCGACATCCAGGACAATGGCATGGGCATCTCCCAGGAGCTGCTCACGCGCATCTTCCAGTACGGCTTCACCACCCGGAAGGAGGGGCATGGCTTTGGCCTGCACTCCAGTGCCGTGGCGGCCCAGGAGCTGGGGGGCTCCCTGACGGTCCACAGTGACGGACCCGGGCGTGGCGCCACGTTCACGCTGGAGCTGCCCTATCAGCCCATCGAGGAGGTCAGTGGACGGTGA